The Salvelinus namaycush isolate Seneca chromosome 8, SaNama_1.0, whole genome shotgun sequence genome has a segment encoding these proteins:
- the LOC120052432 gene encoding cyclic AMP-responsive element-binding protein 3-like protein 3-B: protein MDHYSDQGCDGLELLDLLFDQNNGILRHEEMGHHDNHAWPIHEPNVLRPAEQQSEDFLNALLSGSDSVSGSPLWSPSPSDSGISEDPHSDQMDSPQCPESPHMEPHFIPPQPQTKVALDANFSIDINGLDSGFYPGRTGGTECSSAVRTTQLSSGFPLTVKDLLLSVTSDPPPQHSQQSFQELILNENEKKLLAKEGVTLSSQLPLTKYEERILKKIRRKIRNKQSAQESRKKKKEYIDGLESRMAACSTHNQELQRKVFQLEKCNTSLMEQLHRLQTLVMGGSKKTAQAGTCVLVLLLSFSIILFPSLNPFAKVSQGGDFSPVRVQSRSLHNLQSSRVLHVIDQPYQTADDKAKPPDHHVLGDQGVDEIMSLLGKLGTGHDSQGLPNFDPMSHNNSMDEQVHFQGDPITGHIATVTWNPHRRAPLRPHADDM, encoded by the exons ATGGACCACTATTCAGACCAG GGTTGCGACGGGCTTGAGCTGCTTGATTTGCTGTTTGATCAAAACAATGGAATCCTCCGTCACGAGGAGATGGGACACCATGACAACCATGCCTGGCCAATCCACGAGCCAAAC GTGTTACGTCCAGCAGAGCAACAGAGCGAGGACTTCCTGAATGCCCTCCTGAGTGGTAGTGACTCAGTGTCGGGGTCCCCCCTGTGGTCTCCCTCTCCTAGTGACAGTGGCATCAGTGAGGACCCACACTCGGATCAGATGGACAGCCCCCAGTGCCCTGAGAGCCCTCACATGGAGCCCCACTTCATCCCCCCTCAGCCACAAACCAAGGTTGCCCTGGATGCCAACTTCTCCATTGATATCA aTGGCTTGGACTCAGGCTTCTACCCAGGCAGGACTGGGGGGACAGAGTGTTCCTCTGCTGTACGCACAACCCAGCTGTCTTCTGGCTTTCCCCTCACTGTCAAGGACCTACTGCTCTCTGTCACATCTGATCCG CCCCCACAGCATTCCCAACAGTCCTTCCAAGAGTTGATTCTTAATGAGAATGAGAAAAAACTGCTGGCCAAGGAGGGGGTGACTCTGTCTAGCCAACTACCTCTCACAAAG TATGAGGAGAGGATTCTGAAGAAAATTCGCAGAAAGATCCGGAATAAGCAGTCAGCTCAGGAGAGCAGGAAGAAGAAAAAGGAATATATTGATGGTCTGGAGAGCAG GATGGCTGCCTGCAGCACACACAACCAGGAGCTACAGAGGAAAGTGTTCCAGCTGGAGAAATGCAATAC GTCTCTGATGGAGCAGCTACACAGGCTGCAGACTCTGGTCATGGGTGGCTCCAAAAAGACCGCCCAGGCTGGGACTTGTGTCCTG GTACTGCTCCTGTCCTTCTCCATCATCCTCTTCCCCAGCCTGAACCCTTTTGCCAAGGTCAGCCAAGGAGGGGACTTCAGCCCAGTGAGGG TCCAGTCACGGTCCCTGCACAACCTCCAGTCCTCCAGAGTGCTGCATGTGATTGACCAGCCGTACCAAACTGCAGACGACAAGGCCAAGCCTCCAGACCACCATGTCCTGGGAGACCAGGGTGTGGATGAGATTATGTCTCTGCTGGGTAAACTGGGCACTGGTCACGACAGCCAAGGACTGCCCAATTTTGACCCCATGTCTCATAATAATAGCATGGACGAGCAAGTCCATTTCCAGGGAGACCCCATTACTGGCCATATAGCTACAGTGACTTGGAATCCACACCGCAGAGCCCCACTACGCCCACATGCTGATGACATGTGA